A stretch of Streptomyces vietnamensis DNA encodes these proteins:
- a CDS encoding DUF2332 domain-containing protein, whose product MDTADLYRRFAEREAHGHSARYEELAVRVAADEKLIALIEQLPEPKRQPNLLLAAVRHLDGPLRDPEEFTAWVVASWDRVRTTMLGRRTQTNEAGRCATLLPLLAALPQPLALIEVGASAGLCLYPDRYRYRYDDGAAFGPADSPVTLTCRTSGPVPLPERLPEVVWRAGIDLNPLDVRDADDMRWLESLVWPEQTDRADRLRNAVRIARAEPPHLVRGDLNETVRELVSQAPQGATPVVFHSAVLFYLPPEAREAFTETMRGLPARWISNEATSVLPSVASRLPRPAPQDRAVFALALDEQPLAFTGPHGQSLEWF is encoded by the coding sequence ATGGACACCGCAGACCTGTACCGACGTTTCGCGGAGCGGGAGGCCCACGGGCACTCCGCCCGCTACGAGGAGCTGGCCGTCCGCGTGGCGGCGGACGAGAAGCTGATCGCCCTCATCGAGCAGCTGCCCGAGCCGAAGCGGCAGCCGAACCTGCTCCTGGCCGCGGTGCGCCACCTCGACGGGCCCCTGCGGGACCCGGAGGAGTTCACGGCCTGGGTCGTCGCCTCCTGGGACCGGGTGCGGACGACGATGCTGGGACGCCGTACGCAGACGAACGAGGCCGGCCGCTGCGCCACCCTGCTCCCGCTGCTCGCGGCGCTGCCGCAGCCGCTCGCCCTGATCGAGGTCGGTGCCTCGGCCGGCCTGTGTCTGTACCCGGACCGGTACCGGTACCGGTACGACGACGGCGCCGCCTTCGGCCCGGCCGACAGCCCGGTCACCCTGACCTGCCGCACGTCCGGCCCCGTACCGCTGCCCGAACGGCTGCCCGAGGTCGTGTGGCGCGCCGGGATCGACCTCAACCCCCTCGACGTCCGTGACGCCGACGACATGCGGTGGCTGGAGTCCTTGGTCTGGCCCGAACAGACGGACCGCGCGGACCGGTTGCGGAACGCCGTGCGCATCGCGCGCGCGGAGCCGCCGCACCTCGTCCGCGGCGACCTCAACGAGACGGTCCGCGAGCTGGTCTCCCAGGCCCCGCAGGGCGCCACCCCCGTGGTCTTCCACAGCGCGGTCCTGTTCTATCTGCCGCCGGAGGCCCGGGAGGCCTTCACCGAGACGATGCGCGGCCTCCCCGCCCGCTGGATCTCGAACGAGGCCACGAGCGTCCTGCCGTCCGTGGCGTCCCGCCTCCCACGCCCCGCACCGCAGGACCGGGCGGTGTTCGCCCTGGCCCTCGACGAACAGCCGCTGGCCTTCACGGGACCGCACGGCCAGTCACTGGAGTGGTTCTAG
- a CDS encoding aminoacyl-tRNA hydrolase, translating to MSSNETDLRDEKPQFVLPLVVRIERDAPPARTDALETAARAVLEILTDDRSLGEGEWAQAITDWQDARIRKVVRRARGAEWRRANTLPGITVTGTEAEVRVFPPVPLDGWPKELAKLQVSGTDLDDPTAPGPVPEGAAVLWMNPELDMSAGKAMAQAGHGAQLLWWAMDEADRKAWQEAGFPLAVRTATAEAWPTLTTSGLPVVRDAGFTEIAPGSCTVVSEGSALFASRLRLPRA from the coding sequence GTGAGCAGCAACGAGACCGATCTCCGCGACGAGAAGCCCCAGTTCGTCCTCCCCCTGGTCGTCCGGATCGAGCGCGACGCGCCCCCGGCCCGTACCGACGCCCTGGAGACCGCGGCGCGGGCCGTCCTGGAGATCCTGACCGACGACCGCTCCCTCGGCGAGGGCGAATGGGCGCAGGCGATCACCGACTGGCAGGACGCCCGGATCCGCAAGGTGGTGCGCCGGGCGCGCGGCGCGGAGTGGCGGCGCGCGAACACCCTGCCGGGCATCACGGTGACCGGTACGGAGGCGGAGGTACGGGTCTTCCCGCCGGTCCCGCTCGACGGCTGGCCCAAGGAGCTCGCGAAGCTCCAGGTCTCGGGCACGGACCTGGACGACCCGACGGCGCCCGGCCCCGTTCCGGAGGGTGCGGCGGTGCTGTGGATGAACCCGGAACTCGACATGTCGGCGGGCAAGGCAATGGCCCAGGCCGGCCACGGGGCGCAGCTGCTGTGGTGGGCGATGGACGAAGCGGACCGCAAGGCGTGGCAGGAGGCGGGCTTCCCGCTCGCGGTGCGGACCGCGACGGCCGAGGCCTGGCCGACCCTGACGACGAGCGGCCTCCCGGTCGTCCGCGACGCGGGCTTCACGGAGATCGCCCCGGGCTCGTGCACGGTGGTGTCCGAGGGCAGCGCCCTCTTCGCCTCCCGCCTGCGTCTCCCCCGGGCCTGA
- a CDS encoding AIM24 family protein, whose translation MKSDLFAGEHLAEAATFPGMTLQNAKSVKYTVNGEMHARQGSMIAFRGDLQFERKGQGIGGMLKRAVTGEGLALMAVRGQGEAWFAHEAQNCFIVEIEQGEAFTVNGRNVLCFDATLHYDIRTVKGAGMTGGGLFNSVFSGYGKIALMCEGNPIVIPVTPQAPVYVDTDAVVGWSEQLHTSLHRSQSLGSMIRGGSGEAVQLKLEGQGFVVVRPSELTPQKTAN comes from the coding sequence ATGAAGAGCGATCTTTTTGCCGGTGAACACCTCGCCGAGGCGGCGACCTTCCCGGGGATGACCCTCCAGAACGCCAAATCGGTCAAGTACACCGTGAACGGTGAGATGCACGCCCGCCAGGGTTCGATGATCGCCTTCCGCGGCGACCTCCAGTTCGAACGCAAGGGCCAGGGCATCGGCGGCATGCTCAAGCGGGCCGTCACCGGCGAGGGCCTGGCGCTGATGGCCGTGCGCGGCCAGGGCGAGGCCTGGTTCGCGCACGAGGCGCAGAACTGCTTCATCGTCGAGATCGAGCAGGGCGAGGCCTTCACCGTCAACGGCCGCAACGTGCTCTGCTTCGACGCCACCCTCCACTACGACATCCGCACCGTGAAGGGCGCCGGCATGACCGGCGGCGGCCTCTTCAACTCCGTCTTCTCCGGTTACGGCAAGATCGCCCTGATGTGCGAGGGCAACCCGATCGTCATCCCCGTCACCCCGCAGGCCCCGGTGTACGTCGACACCGACGCCGTCGTCGGCTGGAGCGAGCAGCTCCACACCTCCCTGCACCGCTCGCAGTCCCTCGGCTCGATGATCCGCGGCGGCTCGGGCGAGGCGGTGCAACTGAAG